A region of Haliotis asinina isolate JCU_RB_2024 chromosome 7, JCU_Hal_asi_v2, whole genome shotgun sequence DNA encodes the following proteins:
- the LOC137291894 gene encoding protein wntless homolog isoform X2: MAGVVLENLSNRKLSILGVTLLLVLVGFFLIGGIIAPSPSNVISALTVKCIDSKKVFNTSTWFNPRSTKSVQECDQVSSLKDQKLQERQIEANQIVFAQWLPLPRGGKQLDMSRWFQNVIAVIQIDIGYSEKNPIGPDPVLRMFASIGYRDKHDKEDDWKVLARATEDRHLECHLDDHEKEEGVHYHCNLIPFFELGSVHYDYYLVNIRIPVLESRGINLGIGSIEDIHVVVIHQNGGFTQVWFSMKTVVFPVLLAVLVWFWNRIQKLSRLPNLLERTLFSLGIILSIMNLPIEWLTLTFNMPYMLLVGDIRQGAFYAMLLSFWMIFAGEHMMDQVERNKLSVYWKHLAAVIFGCVCLFVFEMCERGVQLTNPFFSIWTTKVGTNLALTFIILAGMSACLYFIFLCYMIFKVFRNISAKKLSLPHMSSVRRKFYMGLIYRFKFLMLITLLCAALTVIFFIISQVSEGSWKWGDENISLEYTSAFLTGVYGMWNVYVIGLLCMYAPSHKAVANDGWCTDCEEGNFTEIC, encoded by the exons CACCATCTCCTTCCAATGTCATCAGCGCACTGACTGTGAAGTGTATCGACTCAAAAAAGGTCTTCAACACTTCCACGTGGTTCAACCCTcgttcaaccaagtcagtacaAGAATGTGATCAAGTCAGTAGCTTGAAGGATCAGAAACTCCAGGAAAGACAAATAGAGGCTAACCAGATAGTGTTTGCACAGTGGTTGCCCCTGCCTCGAGGTGGAAAACAACTTGACATGTCTCGGTGGTTTCAGAACGTCATTGCAGTTATTCAAATTGACATTGGTTACAGTGAAAAGAATCCCATAG GCCCTGACCCTGTCCTGCGGATGTTTGCCAGCATCGGATACCGTGACAAACATGACAAGGAAGATGACTGGAAAGTACTAGCAAGGGCTACTGAAGACCGCCATCTTGAGTGTCATCTTGATGACCATGAA AAAGAAGAGGGAGTGCATTACCACTGTAATCTGATACCCTTCTTCGAGCTTGGAAGTGTTCACTATGACTACTACCTAGTCAACATCAGAATCCCCGTGCTGGAGTCCAGAGGCATCAACCTCGGAATTGGCAGCATAGAAGATATCCATGTTGTG GTTATCCACCAGAATGGTGGTTTCACCCAAGTCTGGTTCTCCATGAAGACTGTTGTGTTCCCCGTCCTCCTTGCAGTTCTGGTGTGGTTCTGGAACAGAATACAGAAACTCAGTCGTCTTCCCAACCTCCTGGAAAG GACTCTGTTCTCCCTTGGCATAATCTTGTCTATTATGAACCTGCCTATCGAGTGGCTGACCTTGACTTTCAACATGCCATACATGCTGCTGGTGGGTGACATCCGCCAGGGGGCATTCTATGCAATGCTGTTGTCCTTCTGGATGATCTTCGCAGGGGAACATATGATGGACCAGGTTGAGAGAAATAAGCTCAGCGTGTACTGGAAACATCTGGCTGCGGTCATCTTTGGATGTGTTTGTCTCTTTGTCTTTGAGATGTGTGAGAG gGGTGTCCAGCTGACAAACCCCTTCTTCAGCATCTGGACGACGAAGGTTGGTACTAATCTGGCCTTGACCTTCATCATCCTGGCAGGCATGTCAGCTTGTCTGTATTTCATCTTCCTGTGCTACATGATCTTCAAGGTGTTCAGAAACATCAGTGCCAAGAAGCTTTCACTCCCTCACATGAGCAGCGTGCGACGCAAGTTCTACATG GGCTTGATCTACCGCTTCAAATTCCTGATGCTGATAACCCTCCTGTGTGCTGCTCTCACtgtcatcttcttcatcatcagcCAAGTGAGCGAGGGGTCATGGAAGTGGGGGGATGAGAACATCAGCCTTGAGTATACCAGCGCCTTCCTCACAG GTGTTTATGGAATGTGGAATGTGTATGTAATTGGCTTGCTGTGTATGTACGCGCCATCTCACAAGGCTGTGGCAAACGATG